The following are encoded in a window of Castanea sativa cultivar Marrone di Chiusa Pesio chromosome 5, ASM4071231v1 genomic DNA:
- the LOC142634913 gene encoding uncharacterized protein LOC142634913, whose protein sequence is MDFFGNFHQPSAFERSLNASFLNLIPKKCNTANIKDFRPISLVGSVYKLLSKVLADRLRVVLDKLISETQNSFVGGRQILDSMFIANECLDSRLKSRILGVACKLDIEKAYDHVNWEALVYLLGQMGFGLKWRGWIKICVCLFVFQSWEQLMSIRLVLSCFQAFTGLKVNVGKNEIVPVGEANNLDDLANILHCRVGSLPIKYLGMPLGTSFKTASIWNPILKKMEKKFFGWKRLYLSKGGTRVRFWHDRLIGDVTLKDLYPELYVCSAVKDACIFEVLWILEGGTVRVWNVTFYRAFEDWELAASYSLLQLIQSRVVCVAVMGSQLTTFSFIVLLSIPYGLLCFRPLVFFGSCQGWWWVYYLAGISGMGSITQTFGTWFQGA, encoded by the exons ATggatttttttggtaatttccATCAACCCTCTGCGTTTGAAAGGTCTTTGAATGCTTCGTTCCTCAATTTAATTCCTAAGAAGTGTAATACCGCTAACATTAAGGACTTTCGCCCTATCAGCTTGGTGGGTAGTGTGTATAAGTTGCTGTCCAAGGTGTTGGCTGATAGGTTGAGGGTGGTTTTGGATAAGCTCATATCTGAGACCCAAAATTCGTTCGTTGGCGGAAGGCAGATTCTGGATTCAATGTTTATTGCAAATGAATGCCTGGATAGCAGGTTGAAAAGCAGAATTCTGGGTGTGGCTTGCAAGTTGGATATTGAAAAAGCATATgaccatgtgaattgggaggccTTGGTTTATTTGTTGGGTCAGAtgggttttgggttgaaatGGAGAGGGTGGATTAAGATTTGCGTTTGTCTGTTCGTTTTTCAGTCCTG GGAACAACTGATGTCCATAAGGTTGGTGTTGTCTTGTTTCCAAGCTTTtacgggtttgaaggtcaatgtagGGAAAAACGAGATTGTCCCTGTTGGAGAGGCGAATAATTTAGATGATTTGGCTAATATTCTCCATTGTAGAGTGGGTAGTTTGCCTATAAAATATTTGGGAATGCCTTTGGGAACTTCTTTTAAGACAGCCtcgatttggaatcctattttgaagaaaatggaaaagaagTTTTTTGGGTGGAAgcgtctctatttatctaagggAG GCACTCGTGTCCGCTTTTGGCATGATAGGTTGATTGGTGACGTTACTCTAAAAGATCTCTATCCTGAGCTCTATGTATGTTCAGCGGTCAAGGATGCTTGTATCTTTGAGGTTTTGTGGATTCTAGAAGGGGGTACTGTTAGAGTGTGGAATGTAAcgttttatagagcttttgaagattgggagttggctgCATCGTATTCTCTACTTCAGCTTATCCAATCTC gtgttgtatgtgttgctgTGATGGGGAGTCAGTTAACCACCTTCTCCTTCATTGTCCTGTTATCCATTCCCTATGGACTTTTATGCTTTAGGCCTTTGGTATTCTTTGGGTCATGCCAGGGTTGGTGGTGGGTTTATTACCTTGCTGGCATTAGTGGCATGGGAAGCATAACTCAGACATTTGGAACttggttccagggtgcttaa